TGAAGGATTTTGATATTGATCAGGATTGCTTCTATGCTGAAATTGAACTTGAATGGGCTCAGGAATTACGTTCTAAAAACGAATTGAAATTTAAAGATATTCCGAAATTCAACAAGATCAGAAGAGACTTGGCGTTATTGATTGATAAGAATGTTAATTATCAGGAGCTATACCAGACCGCGAAGAAAAACAAATCCCCATTCATTAAAGGGATTAACTTATTCGACGTATATGAAGGGAAAAACCTTCCTGAAGGTAAGAAGTCTTACGCCATGAGCTTTGAGCTGTTGAATGAAGAAAAAACACTGGAAGACAAGGAAATCACTGAAGTAATGGATTCTCTAATTAAATCTTTCCAGAAAGAATTCAATGCAGAATTGAGATCTTAATTTATAAGATTACAGAAATATATTGAAACGGGCTTTTTAAAGTCCGTTTTTTTTTGTTTTTAAATTATTCTAGGGATTAAATAGATTATGAAATAATATTCTATGTGTCTATGTGGTTTAAAAAAAATAACATAGACATATAGGCTTTAGGGGTATATATTATTTTAGTTGTGCATTCGTGGCAAATCATGAAAGCATATGTCAGCAGCATACAATTTTTTCGCAGATAAAATCCTGGTGCTTTAAAGAACATTAGAATTGTTCATCACCTTGCGCCTGAGTATTTTCCAATCTATCAAATAAACATTCCAACGTTGAGATGGCTTCTCTTTGCTCCATGATGAAGTAAAAAATATCAACTGTTAAAGAATAATAAAATTGATAGTGGTCCGTTTAAATAAGATAAAATCCGTAAATTTGGGTTAATTCAAAAAGTAAAAAATGAAAAATCTTTTTTTAAGTATATGTACAGCAGCAGTATTGGTATCGTGTGGAACCATGACAAGTCCATCTGCTTCTAAAGTAGGAAAAGCTCAGCCGGCTCTTGCCAATACAAAATGGACACTAGCCGATAACGTAAAAGGCAAAATTCCAACATTAAATATTGAAGGAGAAAAGATCAACGGAAATGCAGGTTGTAACAACTATTTTGGAACGGCTACAATAGATCCTTCTACAGGAGGTTTTTCAGCAGGACAAATGGGGTCTACCAAAATGATGTGTAACAATATCGGAGTAGAGCAGAACTTTATGGATATGATGAGTAAAGCTAACAAATATGTAATTTCAGGAAATGTACTGGAGCTTTATAAAGACAATCTTTTATTATTGAAATTCAATAAATCAGAATAAAAAATAAAAGGAACTCAATTTGAGTTCCTTTTTTATGATTTAGATGTTATTAATCTTCCTCTTCTTCGTCGTACTTAGCCAACTCTTCATCGCACCATTTGAATGCTGATTCTACCACTTTCGTAGCTTCGTCTGCCATAGTTTCTTCATCGTCTCCTTCAAGATCATCTAACCACTCAACTTCCTCTTCCTCAACATTTAGGATAAATCTTGGATATTCTGTGTGGACTACGAATAGATCTTCTGGAAATTCCGAATTATCTGCTAATAAAAACTTTGGTAATTTCATTTTTTTAATGTTTTAACTTTCTCAAAGATAATAAAATTATTGATATTTATTCTTGTCGATCTTAACTTTTTGTAAAACTTTATAACGCGTTAATGTTGTTTTTTTTAGAGTATCCTGAGGCTTGAAGGTTACCGTTAACTGAGGGTTTACAGTGCTGATGAGCTCAGCTAATTGCACTTTCTCCAAATCTTTTTCCTCAATAATAAAAAACTTCAGCGGAACTTTATCTAAATTTTCCGACTTTAAAAATCCTGTAATCGCTTTTCTGTTTTCAAGATAATTCCCTTTTGAAAGCCAAGTGAACAGCATTCCGGACATCAAACTCAAAATACCAATGACATACACTTTAGTATTGAAGATTTCAAACAGTTTTTTAAAATAAACCAACCAGAGCGGAAAGCTAAAGGGAGCTAGTAATCTATAATCCATAGGGTTTATGGAATAGAAATACTGTATAAAATAAGAACAGACAATTCCTAAAATTCCTATGAAAACACAAAAGAACTCAGGATCTGAAAGCTTTTGCTTAATAAAAAGGAATGCCATGAAAAGAAGATTTAGTACACCAATTCCGTAAATTCCATAATTGATAATACCACCAGCAGGATTGGCCATGTGAATAAACGGGTTAAAAGTAGTACTCAATCCCTGGAATAATTCTACCAATAATTCAGGAGTCGTGTGAAGTCCTATTTCCAAAAAGTCCTGTACATAGTCTTTATTAAAATAATCAATGAATAAAAACTTATACAATACAATGAAAATCATTCCTATAGCTGCCGAAATGATGAAGGAAGGTCCATACTTTCTTTTCCAGAAAATAAGTCCATACAAGCCTGTTCCACCAATGATAAAGAGTGCACTATATCTTATATTATACAGTATAATCAAAGATAGGGAAAGGTAAAAAACCGATTTCCAGCCTTCTATTTTTCTATCAATAATAAGAGTTGACGTATACAGAAAAAGGAATATAAAAGGTAAAATAAGTGCTTCACTCATTGTAAAAGCAAAAATGGAAAGAATGCTGAATAAGCTGCATACCACAATTGACTCCCTGAAATAGAATTTCTTTTGCCAAGCGAATAAAATAATAAACAGACAGCCGAGAATGCCGATTAGTTTACTGCTCCAGAACTCATCCAATCCAAAGTAGGTAAAGAATTTTATGGCTGAAGGATAGCCCAGAGGAGTCGTTGTATTATCAATCACAGGCAGTCCGTGAGCAAATCTCATATAGCGGATAGAATCCGGATTTACTCTTCCTTTTTCATTGAGTAAAAAACGAAAAATGGTCATCACTATAGTAGTGATGACCAATAATATTTGAATATTTTTCTCTTTAATTTTCATCAAAGCTGTAGTTATTTAGTATAAGTAGAGGTTGAGAACCCAAATTTATAACTTATAACGCACAACTCATAATTTGAATAATTATTTTAAAAACATTTTTGAAACTTTTTCAGCTTTTTTACTTTCAGAGTAATCATAGAAACCTTCTCCTGATTTTACTCCAAGTTTTCCTGCTGTTACCATGTTTACCAATAATGGGTTCGGAGCATATTTAGGATTTTTGAATCCGTCATACATTACGTTTAGAATCGCAAGACATACATCAAGACCAATAAAATCTGCCAATTGAAGTGGTCCCATTGGGTGAGCCATTCCTAATTTCATTACCGTGTCAATTTCTTCTACACCAGCTACACCGTTATATAGTGTTTCAATAGATTCATTAATCATTGGCATTAAGATTCTGTTGGCTACGAAACCCGGATAATCATTCACTTCTACAGGAACCTTCCCTAATGATTTGCTCATATCATAAATAGCATCGAAAGTTTCTTTAGAAGTAGAATATCCTTTGATGATTTCAACCAGCTTCATGATAGGAACCGGATTCATAAAGTGCATTCCGATTACTTTATCTGCTCTTTTTGTAGCAGCAGCAATTTTCGTGATAGAAATAGAAGATGTATTGGTCGCAAGGATACAACCTGCAGGAGCCAATTCATCCATCTGACCAAAGATCTTTAATTTAAGATCAAGGTTTTCAGTAGCAGCTTCTACAATAAGGTCAGCAGCTCCCACAGCATCATTAAGAGCGGTGAAAGTAGTGATGTTTCCCAACGTTTCAGCTTTTTGCTCTTCGGTAAGGTTTCCCTTTGCAATGATTCTGTCAAGGTTCGTAGTAATGGTTTTCAATCCTCTGTCTAAAGCTTCCTGAGATACATCTACAAGATTTACTTTAAAACCGCTTTGTGCGAAAGTATGTGCAATACCATTTCCCATGGTTCCTGCTCCGATAACTACAATGTTTTTGATCATTTTTCCTTTATTTTTTATAGATAGTTAAGTTTTTTGCATTCATGAGATCCTCCTGATGAGCGATATCTGTGGAATCAAAATTTATATTTCCGATGTTTTGCGACTTTTTGTTATTATTCTGGTTAGAAATAGAAGCTGTAAGTCCGCGTATAAGTCGTTTTTTCTGGGTGAGGGTTAGGAAATCAGTACCTACATACAGTTCAAATTCGCCTTCTCTGCCCATTCCTTTTTGCATCAGGATCTCCAGACTTCTAATCTGATTTTTCCTTTTAAATTCTTTCAGGTAACTGATGACCGGTTTTTCAGAAGCCGTACCACAGCATACACTTGTATAGCCGATCTTTAAATAGTTTTGATTCTTCTGTGAGAAGAAGAATGTAGAGCAAAATAAAGCCGCTGCTAATAGTCCTTTTTTCATATTGATGAAGTCAAAGAATCAATCCGATTCTCTGCGCTAAAATTAAGCTTAATATTTTATTTATTAAAATTATCCCAGACTGCTTTTGAAATGTCAGAGATTATTCTGCAGTTTTCTGCTTCCGACTCCTTGGAATTACTTACATATACCGCAATGGCATAGTGTTTTCCGTTAGGAAGAGTGATGATTCCCATATCATTTTCTGCAATCGTAAGAATATTATCTTTTATACTGGAAGATCCCGTTTTATGGGCTACTGGAGTCCCTTTAGGCAGTTGTTCCACAATTTTATTGGCTCCCGTTTGGGTTCCCAGCATTATCTGCATCAGATCATCGGTAGATTTTTTTGAAAGCAACTTTCCGTCGTAGAACTTTTTCAAAAGCTGTACGGTAGAATTGGTTGTAGTATAATTTTCAAATAACGAGTCCCATCCGTTAAGAGCCATCCCGCGTTCACTATGTTTAATCTGGAAGTCCTTAACTCCTTTAGAATTCATAAACTTCTGCACAGCCTGGGTCCCTCCTACAAGTTCTATCAGGATGTCACAGAGGTTATTATCGCTTAATGCTACCGTATAGTCTATGATTTCATATAAAGTAACCTCTCTATTTCCTTCAGGGTATTTAGTTTTGAAAGGAGACCATGTATTATACAGTTCAGATTTTTTAATAAAAACCTTTTGGTCCAACGAAAGTTTTCCTTTATCTACAAGATCCAGTGCTGCACAGGCCACATGAAACTTGAAAACACTCATCATAGCAAGCTTTTTATCACCGTTTTGGCTGTATTTAAATTGATTTTCAAATCCTAAAACAGAAACTCCTACCGTAGCTTGCTTATTCTTTGTAATTGCACTTATTTTTTGTTCCAAAGATGATTTTTGTGCTGACGCAAACGTAGATATTAAAAGGAAAATTGCGGCTATTTTTTTCATAATAACAGATTAAAAAGAAATCCCTTTTAGCATCTAAAAGGGATCTGCAATTTAAGGTAATTATTATTATTTTACTTCAAAATAATTCAGATTTACGCCCCCATTTTCAAATACAATTCTGAATTTATTTTCTCCTTTCTGAAATGGGATACTCTTCGTAGAAACGGTAGTCCAGTTTTCATTTTTGCCTGTAGAGGGCAGTGCGACACTTGCCAATATTTTTCCTGAAGCATCCTCAATCCTTACTTTGGAAGGATTAATACTCGAGTATCTGATCTCGAAGGTATAATTTTTATTCACCTTGGAATTGACTGTATACTGTAACCATTCTCCGGTTTCTGTTTTTCCTACATAATACTGATTGGTTATTTTATCCTGACATGAATAGATGTCAACACCATCATTTCTCATTTGCTGACCATAGTTCCATTCTGATCTTTTTGCAGGATCACTTACCCAGAGATTAATGAAATCCTTATCCAGATAAGCTGACCCCATTCTTCCCAGATCATAGTCTGATGCAAATATTCTTCCGGGAACCTGGTGGTTCTTAAACGGTTTTGTAGAATCATCCGAAACTTGTCTGAACATCGCATCTATAACATCATTTTTAACTTCTACATTGCTGAATTTGTAGTTGTCAGCAATTTGCATCAAAGCTTTTTGAGCATATTCTTTAGAAGGCTTTTCACCTCCATTCTTCCAATAAGCCAAGAGTTTTTCATATTCAGGAGTTGTTTTTACATTCGTGATTCCGGCGATATTATCAATCTTTTTCATAGGCCAGAAAGCGTATCCAATATTGTGTTTATCCAGCAATTGAATCAGTTCCGTGAACCATACATTCGAATTTTCACCGGTTTCTCCAAGCCAGATTGGTATATGATGTTTTTCTCTTAAATCCAGTGCAAATTGAATGGTTTTATCATCATTGTAATTCCAGTATTTATGAAAGCTAAAAGCCATGTTGTTGTCCCAAATCGGGATTAATCCGTTGTAGTTATTGCCCCAGCCGTTTCCTTCAATAAAGATAATATGCTTTTGGTCAACTTCACGAATAGCATCGGTGATGTCTTTCTGTAGTTTCCAAAGAGGAGCATTTGACATTTCGTCTGTTCCGTTGGGGTTTTTTCCTGTGAAATTGATGTTAGGCTCATTGATAATATCATATCCGCCAATCCAAGGTTCGTTTTTGTAGCGCTCTGCTAGTTTTTTCCATAGTGCAACTGTTTTTCTTTGATTTTCTTCACTTTCCCAAAGAGAAGGTTTAGTCTTATCATTATCAGAAATATTGGCATCATTTCCTTGTCCGCCAGGGGCAGCATGAAGATCAAGAATCAGGTAAATTTTGTTGTCTTTACACCATTGAAGAAGATCATCGGTCATTTTAAAACCTTCTTCCAGCCAGGTATCCTTACCTTTTGCCGGTTCTTTTTCTATGGAAAGAGTATACAGATTATAATGCATCGGAAGTCTGATGGAATTGAAACCGGCTTTTGCTAAAAAATCAATATCCTGCTTCGTAATTCCATTCTTTAAATAAGCCTTATAAAACTCCTGCATACCATCTTCACCAATCAGCTCAGCTATTTTTTCCTTAATTTTATACTGAGGGCCAGCAAAATCAGCTGTTTTCAGCATATAGCCTTCCTGTAGCATCCAACCTCCTAAACCGAGGCCTCTCAACTGGATATTTTCACCTTTATCATTAACGATTTTCTTTCCTGAAGTCTTTAATAATTGAGATGTCCCAAATTGAGACAATAATAAGGCGGATAATAGGATGGATCTTTTCATAGTTGTTTTGATTTTAAATAATGAGGGGATTAGATTTTAATTATAAGAAAATGGTAGCATCATAATAAGAGTCTATATGAAGACCACTTATTCTGGCCGGAATCCATTGGATATGTAAAACAAAATCTTTCAAATATTTGCTGAATTGTTTTTCAAATATATTATTTTTTTTGTTTTGAAACTGACTTTCTGATAATAAATCAGTGATTTTATTTTTTAAATGACATCTGTAATCAATAAAAAATGCTATCTCATAACCTTTTTTTGATTATTAAGATAGCATTGTAAGTATTACTGTTAATGAAAACAGTATATTTTTATTTCTGACTGATAAGCTTCATAATTTCTAAAGCAACCTTTAAGGCTTCGGTTCCGTCTTCAAGAGAAACTTCTACATTTTTATCACCCGTAATGGCATCAGCAAAAGAATTTAATTCATCAAGAATAGCATTGTTAGGCTGAATATTTGGATATTCAAACAAGATCTGGTTTTTCTCTCCTTCAGCATTTTCAATAATCATGTCAAATGGAGTAGGACTTTCCGGAGCGTCTTTCATTCTGATTACTTCTGCCTTTTTCTCAAGAAAATCTACTGAGATATAAGCGTCTTTCTGGAAGAATCTGCTTTTTCTCATAGCTTTCATTGATATTCTGGACGTGGTAAGGTTGGCAACGCATCCGTTTTCAAATTCTATTCTGGCATTCGCAATATCAGGAGTTTTGCTTACTACACACACACCGCTGGCATGGATGTTTTTTACCTTAGATTTTGCGATGCTTAGCAAGATATCAAGGTCATGAATCATAAGATCCAATACCACAGAAACATCGGTACCCCGAGGATTAAATTCAGCCAAACGGTGAATTTCAATAAACATCGGATTGTTGATATATTCCTTGGTTGCTATGAAAGCCGGGTTATATCTTTCCACATGTCCTACCTGTGCTTTAATGCCATTCTCCTGGCATAAACGCAGGATTTCTTCTGCCTGTTCCAGGGTTTGGGTAACTGGTTTTTCAATAAAGAAATGAAGTCCCTTTGCAATTGCTTTTAATGCATAATCATAATGATAGACTGTAGGAGTAACAATGTCCAGCATATCAATCTGCTCAAGCAATTCATCAAAATTTTCAAAATATTTATATCCGAATTCGGCTTCTAATTTTTTCCCGTTTTCAATATCTTTATCGTGGAAGCCTACAAACTCATATCGATCTGACTGATTAAGAAGTTTTAAATGGATCTTTCCCAAGTGTCCGGCACCTACCAAACCTGCTTTTAACATAGCTGTATAAATTTCTGTAAAGATAAGAAAGAAGTTATATTCGGAAAGGCAGAATTTGTTTTTTTGTGGATAATTCTTTCATCCAATTCCTAAAATCTAAAATCTAATTTCTTACTTTTGTCACATGCAGGATTCGTTTGTACATAAAGGAAAAAGAAAGAATTTAGTAGAATATCTCAGATACAGAATCGGGATTTCGGATGAAAATGTACTTTCGGCAATGAATGAAATTCCGAGACACCTTTTCATTGAAAGTATTTTTGAAGACTTTGCCTATGAAGACAGGGCTTTCCCCATCTTGGCGCATCAAACCATTTCTCATCCATCAACGGTAGCAGAACAGTCTGAATTGTTACAGGTGAAAGCAGGTGAGAAAGTACTGGAAATAGGAACCGGATGTGGATATCAGACCGCTGTTTTAATCGCAATGAAAGCTCATGTATATACAGTGGAAAGACAAAAGGATCTCTTCGATTTCTCAAAAAACAAATTGAGAGAACTTCATTTATATCCTAAATTCCAAAGCTTTGGAGACGGATTCGCCGGGCTTCCCACTTTTGCTCCTTTCGATAAAATTATTGTAACCTGTGGAGCCGGAACTTTACCTACGGAATTATTGAAACAGTTAAGGGTAGGTGGCATAATGGTGATCCCATTAGGACCAACAGATGAACAGGTGTTATACAGATTCACAAAAGTAGGGCCTACAGAGTTTGAAAAAGAAGAATTTGGAGCGTATAAGTTTGTTCCGATGTTGGGAAACACCAATCAATAAAAACTAAGATTGAATTCTGAATTAAAAAATAATTGCTAAGTCATAGAACTGGTAGAGGAACTGGTCTCAAACACCAGTTCTTAATGAAATAGGATGCAATCGAGGCCAAAAAAATGTGAATTTTGAGGTGTAATCTGGAAGATATCATATTGAAAAAGAAAAATTTTGTAGTTGATATAATTTAAAATTTTTTGTGTTTTTTTTAATAAATTTTTGGTTCAGTTCGGAATAGAAATTGGACTTCTTTAAAAACAAACCCACTTAAAATCTTATGATTATGGACACAAACAGATTCAAAGCGTCCCATGATTTCAGTAATCTTCAAAAGAACCTGAACAATAATCCCGGATATAGTGTAGAAAGCTATTCCCAGCAGGTAAAAGATTATATTCATGATATGAAAAGCAAGAATCAGGAGGCTACAAAACAGGGATTTATGACCCATGCACAGAAGTCGGTAAAAGAAGTTTGGGAAGAAATTCAGGAAATAGCTTCTGAGGCTTGGGAGAAGAATAAGAACCATTCTGATGAAAAAAATAATATTTAATATTAAAGTTGAATAACCTTACTTTTTGCAAGTGAGGTTTTTTATTTAAATCCAAAAAAGTAATGATGAAAGTCTTTGTTAATAAAAGAATTCCTGAGGTCGGAATCAATATGTTGCAGGAAGCAGGATTACAGATTGTATTTCCTGAAAGTGAAAATCTAACTTATGAAGAATGGCTGAAGTATTGTCAGAATACAGATGTTATTTTAAATGTTGGCGGTGATTTTAAATATGACAAATTATTTTTTGATTCCTGCCCTAATATAAAAGCGATCGCGTTGTATTCTGTGGGATTTGACCATGTGGATATAAAAGAAGCGAATGTAAGAAATATTCCGATTGGAAATACACCCGATGTGTTGAGCAGAGCGACTTCTGATGTTGCTTTTTTACTAATGCAATCGGTAGCAAGACGAGCAAGTTATAATTTTCAAAAAGTAAAAGAAGGAAACTGGGGTGCTTTTGATCCTTTGCATGCTTTGGGACAGGAACTCTATGGTAAAACACTGGGTGTTTTCGGATTAGGAAGAATTGGTTTTCAAATGGCTGAGAAGTGTAAAAAAGCCTTTGATATGGAAATTATTTACCACAATCGTCACCGCAATGAAGAAGCAGAAAGAGAACTTGATGCAACTTATGTTTCCTTTGATGAATTGGTTAGAAATTCAGACGTGCTGAGTGTTCACGCCAATTATACTCCTGAACATAAAGATCTATTCAATCAGTCGGTATTTGAAAAGATGAATTCTGATGCTATCTTTATCAATACAGCAAGGGGCGGTTTCCATCAGGAACAGGACTTATATCATGCATTAACTGAAGGAAAGATCTGGGGGGCAGGTCTTGATGTAACCAATCCGGAACCTATGTCTGCGAACAATCCTATTTTAGAATTATCTAATGTTTGTGTATTGCCCCATATTGGCTCAGCAACCATTGAAGCCAGAAACGGAATGGCAAGACTAGCTGCCGGAAATCTTATTGCTTTTTCAAAAGGAGAACAGATGCCTAATTGTGTGAATCCTGAGGTCTATGATTAAGAGACAGATCTGATTATACATACCAATGAATGGATCCATTGAGACCGTTCAGTGATTTTTATGCTTTTAAGGAGTTCTATCTATTTTTTCAGAATATCCATCACTCCAGCTCATTATAATTGATTGATATTTGCCATCAGATTCATTAACGAATTCAAGTTGATAGTCTCCTCCCACCTGAAATAAATTTTTAGAAATCCCGATCATAGGAAAAGTAAGGTTGCTTTTTTGATTAACATCTCTGAAGTTCAATTGATTATCATGTTTTGTAATTTCGAATTCAGCAAATCGGCCAGTATATTTGTCGAGTTGGCTGCTATCAGCTTTAATATTGGCTATTTGTGACTGATTATAATTAATCAGCCATTGTATTTTGGGCTTTTCGCTATTATTAGTGGATGTTAGTTTGTTTTTAAGAATCTCATTTTGTGCAGTAAGAAGAGGAGTATCAGTTTGAATGTCCGGAATAACCCCGGTGCCTTCCCAATCTGTATGCGTTTTTTCATTTTCACTACGCAAATAAGGAATAAAACCCACAAAGCCATTTGTGAGGCTGAAGCTTCGTGTCAGATGTGCTCCTCCACTCGTATTGTTGCCGATTATTTTGGCACCATAAAGAGTTTGTAAGGTGTAAGCAAAACCTTCAGCTGCTGAGAATGTTTTTGTACTGGTCAGTATATAAACGGGCATTTTCATGAATACCCCGTTGGTATCTTGTAAGCCTTCCACATAATTATCACTCCAGGTATTTTTAATACGATTAAAGCTTCTTCCTATTTTTGTTCTGCCATTAAAAAAGTATCCTAGTATATTATTGGATTCTCCGCTGCCACCACGGTTATTACGCAGATCAATAATCAATGCATCGGTATTTGATAAAAACTGCATAGCTGAATGAATTATTTTTTTTGCATCATCATTTGGTAACGCAAAATTTGTAAATTCCAGATACCCAATGTTTGAAGGGAGTATTTCCAGTTTTCTAAAGTAAAAATTTTGTGATTTTTCTTTTGCAATGTCCGCTTCGTTTATTTTATTTTTATTGGATTCTGAAGAATTGAATTTAATAATATTATTTTCTAATGAAGGATTATATTCAATGCGTAAGTGTTTATCATCCTGAATGAAATGTATGTCTGTATTGATTTTGTCAGCAAAATCCTGGGGATTGGTTAGGTTTTGGTATTTTCCTTTTTTATATTCTTTATTGAGAAAATTGACGATTGATAAGGCTTTATCAGGGTATACATAATTTCTTTGAATGATAGAATCAATACTATAAATAACCTGTTTGATGGTTGCCTTGTCAAATTTGATATTCTGAGCACATAGAACATGACCTGATAAACTTAGCCCTAATGTAATGATGGTTAAAGGGAATATTGATTTTTTTTTCATAGCTGTTTTTTATCTTTTCAAATATATAGAAGTATTCCTTATCTTATTATTGTATTAAAAATGTTAATATAACAATGATAATAAAATTACTATAACTGAGTGAATAATAAGGTATACCATTACATAATAAACTTTCTTTTTGAAAATTGTATTGAGATAAATCTACTGGTTGGAATTATTTTTGTTCTTACTATAGTAACCCTTAAAACCTAAATATTATGGCACCAGAAAACAATATTAATGAACAGAATAAAAGGTTAGAACGTATGGATTATGATCCCAACGAAGATATATTCAAAAGAGAAAAACATATTTCGCTGGATGGAGACGGGAATCCTATATTTGACGAAGATATAGATGATGACAAAATAGATAAAGGCCTGGATATCCCAGGAGCCGAAGAGGATGATGAAATGGAAGAAATAGGAGAGGAAGATGAAGAAAACAACTATTGGAGCCTCAGTGATAATGAGGACGATCATGAAGAGGAAAATGATGATGTTCTAACTTAAGAAGTTTTCATACGTACAATAAATAATAACCTTACTGAATTTCAGTGAGGTTTTTTATTTTTCATCTGGGTTATAATCTTATTTTGTAAGAAGAAATTTCCCTCCTCTGGAGGGGTGGATTCAAAAATTATCAAATTTTTGAAGACGGGGTGGTTCCATAATGCGTAATAATAAAATCCTCTAAATCTTTCATAGTCAACACAAGATTATTTCTTACGTCAAAATCAGCAATCCTAAAAACCAATAGACCTAAAGATTCCAGATATTTTTGCCTAATGTCATCATAAACTTCTTTCCCTTCATGGCTTGAACCATCAATTTCTATAATTAATCCTAAAGATTTCACATAAAAATCGACAATATAGTTTCCAATAATTCTTTGCCTGTCGAAATCAATATGATGAAAAGTTCTGGCCCTAACTTTTTTCCAGAAGATAACTTCACCTAGTATTCCGGCTTTACGTTTTTCTTTTAATAATACTTTTAAATAGGGATTATAGGGAAGGTTTTCTACAAAATTTTTATGAATGGGAATTCCATTGATGGAGGTTAGTATTTCTTTCATTTGTGTGTTTTAACCACCCCGTCTTCCAAAATTCTTTGAATTTTGAAATCCACCACTCCAGAGGAGGGGAATGTGAGTGCATCTTTTCAAATATAGTATTTAAAAATATACTGTTGATTATCTTTTCACAGGGTTGATAATCAATTTTTTTACTTATTCATTCTTTCCCCCTTTGCTTTTCCCCTCTTTTGTTGCCTATATTTCATAATTTGAATATCTTTAAAACTTCAAACATTGTTTAAACATAGAACTTTAAATAGCAATATGACATTCCAAGAACAGATACAGCAGGGGATTCCTAATCAGCTGCCACAACCAAAACCATACGAGACCAATATCAACCATGCTCCAAAGCGCAAAGAAATTTTAGGGGAAGAAGAGAAAAAACTGGCATTAAAGAATGCTTTACGTTATTTCGATCCCAAGTTTCATGCAGAATTAATTCCTGAATTTAAGCGGGAATTGGAGGATTACGGAAGAATTTATATGTATCGTTTCCGTCCGGATTACGAGATGAAAGCGAGATCCATTGAAGATTATCCGGGAAAATCTGAGCAGGCGAAAGCCATTATGCTGATGATTCAGAACAATCTGGATTATGCAGTCGCTCAGCATCCTCATGAATTGATTACTTACGGGGGAAATGGTGCTGTTTTCTCCAACTGGGCACAGT
This Chryseobacterium sp. G0162 DNA region includes the following protein-coding sequences:
- a CDS encoding endonuclease domain-containing protein; its protein translation is MKEILTSINGIPIHKNFVENLPYNPYLKVLLKEKRKAGILGEVIFWKKVRARTFHHIDFDRQRIIGNYIVDFYVKSLGLIIEIDGSSHEGKEVYDDIRQKYLESLGLLVFRIADFDVRNNLVLTMKDLEDFIITHYGTTPSSKI
- a CDS encoding S41 family peptidase: MKKKSIFPLTIITLGLSLSGHVLCAQNIKFDKATIKQVIYSIDSIIQRNYVYPDKALSIVNFLNKEYKKGKYQNLTNPQDFADKINTDIHFIQDDKHLRIEYNPSLENNIIKFNSSESNKNKINEADIAKEKSQNFYFRKLEILPSNIGYLEFTNFALPNDDAKKIIHSAMQFLSNTDALIIDLRNNRGGSGESNNILGYFFNGRTKIGRSFNRIKNTWSDNYVEGLQDTNGVFMKMPVYILTSTKTFSAAEGFAYTLQTLYGAKIIGNNTSGGAHLTRSFSLTNGFVGFIPYLRSENEKTHTDWEGTGVIPDIQTDTPLLTAQNEILKNKLTSTNNSEKPKIQWLINYNQSQIANIKADSSQLDKYTGRFAEFEITKHDNQLNFRDVNQKSNLTFPMIGISKNLFQVGGDYQLEFVNESDGKYQSIIMSWSDGYSEKIDRTP
- a CDS encoding 2-hydroxyacid dehydrogenase; protein product: MMKVFVNKRIPEVGINMLQEAGLQIVFPESENLTYEEWLKYCQNTDVILNVGGDFKYDKLFFDSCPNIKAIALYSVGFDHVDIKEANVRNIPIGNTPDVLSRATSDVAFLLMQSVARRASYNFQKVKEGNWGAFDPLHALGQELYGKTLGVFGLGRIGFQMAEKCKKAFDMEIIYHNRHRNEEAERELDATYVSFDELVRNSDVLSVHANYTPEHKDLFNQSVFEKMNSDAIFINTARGGFHQEQDLYHALTEGKIWGAGLDVTNPEPMSANNPILELSNVCVLPHIGSATIEARNGMARLAAGNLIAFSKGEQMPNCVNPEVYD